A window from Flavobacterium gyeonganense encodes these proteins:
- a CDS encoding 3-hydroxyanthranilate 3,4-dioxygenase: MAIAKPFNLTKWIDENRHLLKPPVGNKNLYVDSGDYIVMIVAGPNARKDYHYNETEELFYQLEGNIKVVVQEEGERKEMILNPGDMYLNPAKVPHSPVRSESSIGLVIERKRAGLGYTDGLLWHCDNCNHKLYEVFFELHNIEKDFLPHFEYFYNSEELRTCDNCGTIMESDPRFVAKK; this comes from the coding sequence ATGGCCATAGCAAAACCTTTCAACCTGACTAAATGGATAGATGAAAACCGTCATTTATTAAAACCGCCTGTTGGGAATAAAAATTTATATGTTGACTCCGGTGACTATATTGTCATGATCGTGGCGGGACCAAATGCCCGAAAAGATTATCATTATAATGAAACCGAAGAGCTTTTTTACCAGCTGGAAGGCAACATAAAAGTAGTAGTTCAGGAAGAAGGTGAACGTAAAGAAATGATTCTGAATCCAGGCGATATGTATCTGAATCCCGCTAAAGTGCCGCATTCTCCAGTTCGTTCTGAGAGTTCTATTGGATTGGTAATTGAGCGAAAACGTGCCGGATTAGGCTACACAGACGGTTTGCTTTGGCATTGCGACAACTGCAACCATAAATTATATGAAGTGTTTTTTGAACTGCACAATATTGAAAAAGATTTCCTGCCGCATTTTGAATATTTCTACAACTCAGAAGAATTAAGAACCTGCGATAATTGCGGAACCATTATGGAATCTGATCCGAGGTTTGTGGCTAAGAAATAA
- a CDS encoding ASCH domain-containing protein, with amino-acid sequence MKVVLSIKPQFANKIFDGTKKFEFRKAIFKNQNVTSVLVYASSPVQKVIGEFEIAEIFNLDLKTLWDKTKEHSGITEEYFYEYFENREQGFAIQIKNKKRFENPKCLKTDYNLTPPQSFAYWSNE; translated from the coding sequence ATGAAAGTAGTACTATCAATCAAGCCCCAATTTGCAAATAAAATATTTGATGGGACAAAAAAATTTGAATTCAGAAAAGCTATTTTCAAAAACCAGAATGTTACTTCAGTTTTGGTTTATGCTTCTTCTCCTGTTCAAAAAGTAATTGGCGAATTTGAAATAGCCGAAATATTTAATTTAGATTTAAAAACTCTTTGGGATAAAACAAAAGAACATTCAGGAATAACTGAAGAGTATTTTTATGAGTATTTTGAAAATAGAGAACAAGGTTTCGCTATTCAAATTAAAAATAAAAAGAGATTTGAAAATCCTAAATGTTTAAAAACAGATTATAATTTGACTCCTCCTCAATCATTTGCATACTGGTCTAATGAATAA